One genomic segment of Anaerotignum faecicola includes these proteins:
- the dnaG gene encoding DNA primase, with amino-acid sequence MRYPREVVDEVRLQNDIVEVISQYVPLKQKGSSYFGLCPFHNEKTASFSVNSEKQFYYCFGCGAAGNVFSFLMEMENCDFPEAMKRLAERAHITLPEPEKNAQAIAAEQLKKRLFEMHTLAGRFFYEALQEEEGAEARAYLQKRQMDPRMARKFGIGYSPDSYDALFRHLQEKGFKVSEILKTGLVLENKDGKGYHDRFRGRLMFPIFDVQGRVVGFGGRILAKGEPKYLNSPETILFSKSRNLYGLNFAKQTRKRELILVEGYMDMLSIYQAGFHNVVASLGTAFNQEHARTLKRFADDVILLYDSDEAGTNAALRAIPVLVKNGFHVKVTQVPDGKDPDEFIKAKGAAEFSKLLVNAVHYISFEIACIQRKYNLKNPEHRVRFATEAAEILAKLDSEIERNVYLGEVSRVTGVEEEAIRSEIRKLVQKEDAAYQREAEKRQQNLKNYTPEGRRKDKGLLEAQRSLLYYAAQHQGIYDTLKEILEEDDFTEGIYWRTFGDIGDLWQNAGHVFPADLVSRFEDAKEQKQVTEIFAVQLPTENGADMEKAINEQVKRLKRTKIDHLTANAATVEEIQRLVDAKRKLDSLYITI; translated from the coding sequence ATGAGATATCCGAGGGAGGTCGTGGATGAGGTGCGGCTGCAAAATGATATCGTAGAGGTCATTTCCCAGTATGTGCCGCTGAAGCAAAAGGGCAGCTCCTATTTTGGGCTTTGTCCGTTTCATAATGAAAAAACGGCATCCTTTTCCGTCAACAGCGAAAAGCAGTTTTATTATTGCTTCGGCTGCGGCGCGGCAGGAAATGTGTTTTCCTTTTTAATGGAGATGGAAAACTGCGATTTCCCCGAAGCCATGAAGCGTCTGGCGGAGCGGGCGCATATTACCCTGCCCGAACCGGAAAAAAACGCGCAGGCAATCGCGGCGGAGCAGCTCAAGAAACGATTATTTGAAATGCACACCCTGGCAGGGAGGTTCTTTTATGAAGCCTTGCAGGAGGAGGAGGGGGCAGAGGCGAGAGCCTATCTGCAAAAACGGCAGATGGACCCCCGTATGGCAAGAAAATTCGGCATAGGCTACTCTCCGGACAGCTACGATGCGCTTTTCAGGCATTTGCAGGAGAAGGGCTTCAAGGTTTCGGAGATTTTGAAAACAGGGCTTGTGCTGGAAAATAAGGATGGCAAGGGCTACCATGACCGTTTCCGCGGCAGGCTGATGTTCCCCATTTTTGATGTACAGGGGCGTGTGGTCGGCTTCGGCGGCAGGATACTTGCCAAGGGTGAGCCGAAATATCTGAATTCACCCGAAACGATTCTGTTCAGCAAAAGCAGGAATCTGTATGGACTGAATTTTGCGAAGCAGACGAGAAAACGAGAGCTGATTCTGGTGGAGGGCTATATGGATATGCTTTCCATCTATCAGGCAGGGTTCCATAACGTAGTGGCATCATTGGGAACAGCCTTCAATCAGGAGCATGCAAGAACGCTGAAGCGCTTTGCGGATGATGTGATTTTGCTGTATGACAGCGATGAGGCAGGCACCAATGCCGCACTTCGCGCCATTCCCGTATTGGTGAAAAACGGCTTTCATGTGAAGGTGACACAGGTGCCGGACGGAAAGGATCCCGATGAATTTATCAAGGCAAAGGGTGCAGCGGAATTTTCCAAGCTGTTGGTGAATGCTGTGCATTATATATCCTTTGAAATTGCCTGCATACAGCGCAAATATAATCTCAAAAATCCGGAGCACAGGGTTCGCTTTGCCACAGAGGCGGCGGAAATCCTTGCAAAGCTGGACAGTGAGATTGAGCGTAATGTTTACCTTGGAGAGGTAAGCAGGGTGACAGGCGTGGAGGAGGAGGCCATCCGCAGTGAAATTCGGAAGCTGGTGCAAAAAGAGGATGCGGCTTACCAAAGGGAGGCCGAAAAGCGGCAGCAGAATCTGAAGAATTACACGCCGGAGGGCAGAAGAAAGGATAAAGGGCTTCTGGAAGCCCAGAGAAGCTTGTTATATTATGCCGCCCAGCATCAGGGCATCTATGATACGCTCAAAGAGATTCTGGAAGAGGATGATTTTACAGAAGGAATTTATTGGCGCACCTTCGGCGATATCGGGGATTTGTGGCAGAATGCAGGCCATGTGTTCCCTGCCGATTTGGTCAGCCGCTTTGAGGATGCAAAGGAACAGAAGCAGGTGACAGAGATTTTTGCCGTACAGCTGCCGACAGAAAACGGGGCAGATATGGAAAAAGCCATCAATGAACAGGTAAAACGGCTGAAACGGACGAAAATCGACCATTTGACGGCAAACGCCGCAACCGTTGAGGAGATACAACGGCTGGTGGATGCCAAGAGAAAACTGGATTCCCTGTATATTACCATTTGA
- a CDS encoding nucleoside kinase: METRKVNVMGKEVQIPKDMTFGELAKEFEGEVFGKILVAKQGNSLRELICPIRTDEDITFLDFRDKEGVRVYERGISLLLVKAVRDVLGTATGVEIEHSLRGNLYCELRSPQQVPDADLLAKIEARMKEYVAADTPIVKHVCPREVAISIVKEQGLQDKVELFRYRTASNINLYELDGFYDYFFGYMPDSVGALEWFTLMPFETGFLVRFPDPAKTGELLPEEQPRKISKVFLEQMHWCQLMQVRNVAELNRTIVEGKFGDLIRVNEALHEKKIAEIADQIHQRMDKVRVVLIAGPSSSGKTSFANRLCIQLRALGVKPHKVSLDDYFLNREDTPLDEHGKKNFERMEALDLKRLNQDLKQIIAGEEVELPYYNFLTGKREHSGEFVQLGEGEILVMEGIHGLNDRLTPEIPAEYKFKIFISAITQLNVDDHNRISTSDSRLIRRIVRDFQFRGRSARTTIESWGEVRQGEEDNIFPFQENADAVFNSATLYELCVLKQYAEPQLFAIEKNMPEYPTAKRLIKFLSYFLAAPGLEIPNNSLIKEFVGGSCFKV; the protein is encoded by the coding sequence GTGGAAACAAGAAAAGTAAATGTAATGGGAAAGGAAGTGCAGATTCCCAAGGACATGACCTTCGGGGAGCTGGCAAAGGAATTTGAGGGCGAGGTTTTCGGCAAAATTCTGGTGGCAAAGCAGGGGAATTCCCTGCGCGAATTGATTTGCCCCATCCGCACCGATGAGGATATTACCTTTTTGGATTTTCGGGATAAGGAGGGTGTGCGCGTTTATGAAAGAGGGATTTCCCTGCTGCTGGTGAAGGCGGTGCGCGATGTGCTGGGGACAGCGACAGGCGTGGAAATCGAACATTCCCTGCGGGGCAATCTTTATTGCGAGCTGCGCAGCCCACAGCAGGTGCCGGATGCAGATCTGCTTGCCAAGATTGAGGCACGCATGAAGGAATATGTTGCGGCGGATACGCCTATTGTGAAGCATGTCTGCCCCAGAGAGGTTGCCATTTCCATCGTGAAGGAGCAGGGCTTGCAGGATAAGGTGGAGCTGTTCCGCTATCGCACGGCTTCCAATATCAACCTTTATGAACTGGATGGCTTCTATGATTATTTCTTCGGGTATATGCCGGATTCCGTCGGCGCATTGGAATGGTTTACGCTGATGCCCTTTGAAACAGGCTTTCTGGTGCGCTTCCCCGATCCTGCAAAGACAGGGGAGCTTCTGCCGGAGGAGCAGCCCAGAAAAATCAGCAAGGTATTTCTGGAGCAGATGCACTGGTGCCAGCTGATGCAGGTGCGCAACGTGGCAGAGCTGAACCGCACGATTGTCGAGGGGAAATTCGGTGACCTGATTCGCGTGAATGAGGCATTGCATGAAAAGAAAATTGCGGAAATCGCAGATCAGATTCATCAGCGGATGGACAAAGTGCGTGTGGTGCTGATTGCGGGGCCTTCCTCCTCCGGCAAGACCTCCTTCGCAAACAGATTATGTATTCAGCTGCGCGCGCTGGGGGTGAAGCCGCACAAGGTTTCTCTGGATGATTATTTTCTCAATCGGGAGGACACCCCTCTGGATGAGCACGGCAAGAAAAACTTCGAGCGCATGGAGGCGTTGGATTTGAAGCGGCTCAATCAGGACTTGAAGCAGATTATCGCGGGGGAAGAAGTAGAGCTGCCCTATTACAACTTCCTGACGGGCAAGCGTGAGCACAGCGGTGAATTTGTGCAGCTTGGCGAGGGCGAAATTCTGGTAATGGAGGGCATCCATGGCTTAAATGACCGCCTGACCCCCGAAATTCCGGCGGAATACAAATTCAAAATCTTCATCAGTGCCATTACGCAGCTGAATGTAGACGACCACAACCGCATTTCTACCTCCGACAGCAGGCTTATCCGCCGCATTGTGCGCGATTTCCAGTTCCGCGGCAGAAGCGCCAGAACGACCATAGAATCCTGGGGAGAGGTGCGTCAGGGCGAGGAGGATAATATTTTCCCGTTTCAGGAGAATGCGGATGCGGTGTTCAATTCCGCAACGCTATATGAGCTTTGTGTGCTGAAGCAATACGCAGAGCCACAGCTATTCGCGATTGAAAAAAACATGCCGGAATACCCCACGGCAAAGCGTTTGATTAAATTCCTGAGCTATTTCCTTGCCGCGCCGGGGCTGGAAATTCCGAATAATTCCTTGATTAAGGAATTTGTCGGCGGGAGCTGCTTTAAGGTTTGA
- a CDS encoding deoxyguanosinetriphosphate triphosphohydrolase, translated as MELRRFQEELEEKILGEYAAKSSRTRGRERPEEKCDIRTDFQRDRDRIIHCKSFRRMKHKTQVFISPEGDHYRTRLTHTLEVSQIARSIARALRLNEDLTEAIALGHDLGHTPFGHAGERKLDELCRDTGGFAHNVQSLRVVERLEKDGRGLNLTWEVRDGILNHRTSGNPATLEGKIVQLSDKIAYTNHDIDDAIRAGMLKPKDIPRDIVARIGTRSSSRINAMVRDTIFHSMGINDIRMSEEMRQTLKELRAFMFRHVYASDIAVAEHKKAEKIVGDLFDYYLEYPEEMSGEFQALLDDGDPVRQVVCDYIACMTDRFAVAKYKTLFIPQEWTIL; from the coding sequence ATGGAATTACGGCGGTTTCAGGAGGAATTGGAGGAGAAAATCCTTGGGGAATATGCAGCAAAAAGCAGCCGGACGAGGGGCAGGGAAAGACCTGAGGAAAAATGCGACATTCGGACGGATTTTCAGCGTGACAGAGACCGTATCATCCATTGTAAATCCTTCCGCCGCATGAAGCACAAAACACAGGTGTTTATTTCCCCTGAGGGCGACCATTATCGGACACGGCTGACGCACACGCTTGAGGTTTCGCAGATTGCCAGAAGCATTGCGCGCGCATTGCGGCTGAATGAGGACTTGACCGAGGCGATTGCCCTTGGGCATGATTTAGGGCATACCCCCTTTGGGCATGCAGGCGAGCGCAAGCTGGATGAGCTTTGCAGGGATACGGGCGGCTTCGCGCATAATGTGCAGAGTCTGCGTGTGGTGGAGCGTCTGGAAAAGGACGGACGCGGACTGAACCTGACCTGGGAGGTGCGGGACGGGATTCTGAACCATCGCACAAGCGGCAATCCTGCTACCTTAGAGGGGAAAATCGTGCAGCTTTCCGATAAGATTGCTTATACGAACCACGATATTGACGATGCCATCCGCGCAGGCATGCTCAAGCCGAAGGATATCCCAAGGGATATTGTTGCGCGCATCGGCACACGCTCCAGCAGCCGCATCAATGCCATGGTGCGGGATACCATTTTTCACAGCATGGGCATCAACGATATCCGCATGAGCGAGGAAATGCGGCAGACCCTAAAGGAGCTGCGTGCCTTTATGTTCCGTCATGTGTATGCCAGTGATATTGCGGTGGCGGAGCATAAAAAGGCGGAGAAAATCGTGGGGGATTTATTTGATTATTATTTGGAATATCCGGAGGAAATGTCGGGAGAGTTTCAGGCACTTCTGGATGACGGAGATCCGGTGCGGCAGGTGGTTTGCGATTATATTGCCTGCATGACGGATCGCTTTGCCGTTGCAAAGTATAAGACGCTTTTTATTCCGCAGGAATGGACCATCCTTTGA
- the rpoD gene encoding RNA polymerase sigma factor RpoD, protein MLKSVEETTLLTKLEELVQLAKKKKNVLEYKEIMDHLADLDLDPDRIDRIYEYLESQNIDILGNIEAEEEVEKELDLTLPEGINIDDPVRMYLKEIGKVPLLTAEEEIELAQKMEEGGPEGEAAKKKLAEANLRLVVSIAKRYVGRGMLFLDLIQEGNLGLIKAVEKFDFHKGFKFSTYATWWIRQAITRAIADQARTIRIPVHMVETINKLIRISRQLLQELGREPTAEELAVEMQMPEEKVREIMKIAQEPVSLETPIGEEEDSHLGDFIPDDDIPAPAEAAAFTLLKEQLMEVLDTLTEREEKVLRLRFGLDDGRARTLEEVGKEFNVTRERIRQIEAKALRKLRHPSRSKKLKDYLE, encoded by the coding sequence ATGTTGAAATCCGTCGAAGAAACAACATTATTGACCAAGCTGGAGGAACTGGTGCAGCTGGCCAAAAAGAAAAAGAATGTACTGGAATATAAGGAGATCATGGATCATCTGGCGGATTTGGATCTGGACCCCGACCGCATTGACAGAATCTATGAGTATCTGGAAAGTCAGAATATTGATATTCTGGGGAATATCGAAGCGGAGGAGGAGGTTGAGAAGGAGCTTGACCTGACTCTCCCCGAAGGCATCAATATTGATGACCCCGTCAGAATGTACCTCAAGGAAATCGGTAAGGTGCCCCTTCTGACGGCAGAAGAAGAAATCGAACTGGCGCAGAAGATGGAGGAGGGCGGCCCTGAGGGCGAAGCTGCCAAGAAGAAACTGGCAGAGGCCAACCTGCGTCTGGTTGTCAGCATTGCAAAAAGATACGTTGGGCGAGGGATGCTCTTTCTTGACCTGATTCAGGAGGGCAATCTGGGGCTGATTAAGGCAGTTGAAAAATTCGACTTCCATAAGGGCTTTAAATTCTCCACATATGCGACATGGTGGATTCGTCAGGCAATCACAAGAGCGATTGCAGATCAGGCAAGAACGATTCGTATCCCCGTACACATGGTGGAAACCATCAATAAGCTGATTCGTATTTCCAGACAGCTTTTGCAGGAACTGGGCAGAGAACCGACCGCAGAGGAACTGGCTGTGGAAATGCAGATGCCGGAGGAGAAGGTGCGTGAAATTATGAAAATCGCACAGGAGCCGGTTTCTCTGGAAACGCCTATCGGTGAGGAGGAGGACAGCCATCTGGGTGACTTTATCCCCGATGACGATATCCCCGCACCTGCGGAAGCCGCAGCGTTTACGCTTTTGAAGGAACAGCTGATGGAGGTTCTGGATACGCTGACGGAAAGAGAAGAAAAGGTGCTGCGTCTGCGTTTTGGTCTAGATGACGGCAGAGCAAGAACACTGGAGGAGGTTGGTAAGGAATTCAATGTTACCAGAGAACGTATCCGCCAGATTGAAGCAAAGGCTCTGCGTAAGCTGCGCCACCCCAGCAGAAGCAAAAAGCTGAAGGATTATCTTGAATAA
- a CDS encoding Nif3-like dinuclear metal center hexameric protein — protein MSVKAVRVKDIMGVMEEIAPKKLAENWDKPGLAIGDPEREVKKILVALDVIDPVVEEAKRIGADMIVTHHPMLLFRKIESITADTLLGKRIFNLIQNNIAAFSAHTNLDVAAGGTNDVLAELAGLKNIEILEETWAESLKKIVVYVPAGYEQAVRDAMCGAGAGHIGAYSHCTFGAAGKGTFLPLEGTNPFFGEQGRLETADEIRLETIVPAEKVHAVVQAMLAAHPYEEAAYDIYPVEQTGKKEGIGRIGELPQAIPFRDFAKQLKERLGLDAIRLVGDGENPVKRVGLCTGTGVEFVSLAAAKGCDAYLTADIKYHEAQKAVELGIAVADVTHYASEVLIVPVLQEKLQAAAKENGWNIEVVCSAVDGQTFWTIE, from the coding sequence ATGTCTGTAAAAGCTGTAAGGGTAAAGGATATCATGGGTGTGATGGAGGAAATCGCACCGAAAAAGCTGGCGGAGAACTGGGATAAGCCGGGGCTTGCCATCGGTGATCCGGAGCGAGAGGTGAAAAAAATTCTGGTGGCACTGGATGTGATTGATCCTGTTGTGGAGGAAGCAAAGCGCATTGGTGCGGATATGATTGTGACGCATCACCCGATGCTGCTGTTCCGCAAAATCGAGAGCATTACGGCGGATACCCTTCTGGGGAAACGCATTTTTAATCTGATTCAGAATAACATTGCCGCTTTCTCCGCGCATACGAATCTGGATGTTGCCGCAGGCGGTACAAATGATGTGCTGGCGGAGCTGGCAGGCTTGAAGAATATTGAGATTCTGGAGGAAACATGGGCGGAGAGCCTGAAAAAAATCGTGGTTTATGTTCCTGCGGGGTATGAACAGGCGGTGCGTGATGCCATGTGCGGCGCAGGGGCAGGGCATATCGGTGCCTATTCCCATTGCACCTTTGGCGCGGCAGGGAAGGGAACCTTTCTTCCTTTGGAGGGGACAAATCCCTTCTTTGGTGAGCAGGGCAGACTGGAAACGGCGGATGAAATCCGTCTGGAAACGATTGTTCCTGCTGAGAAGGTACACGCCGTTGTGCAGGCAATGCTTGCGGCACACCCCTATGAGGAAGCGGCGTATGACATTTATCCTGTGGAACAGACAGGGAAAAAGGAGGGCATTGGGCGCATTGGAGAGCTGCCGCAGGCAATCCCCTTCAGGGATTTTGCAAAGCAGTTGAAGGAAAGGCTTGGTCTGGATGCCATTCGTCTGGTCGGGGACGGGGAAAACCCTGTCAAGCGCGTCGGTCTTTGCACAGGCACAGGGGTGGAATTTGTTTCTCTGGCGGCGGCGAAGGGCTGTGATGCCTATCTGACGGCGGATATCAAATATCATGAAGCGCAGAAGGCGGTCGAGCTGGGCATTGCCGTTGCGGATGTGACGCATTACGCGAGCGAGGTGCTGATTGTGCCTGTTCTGCAGGAAAAATTGCAGGCGGCGGCAAAGGAAAACGGTTGGAATATCGAGGTTGTCTGCTCCGCGGTGGATGGGCAGACCTTCTGGACGATAGAGTAA
- a CDS encoding tRNA (adenine(22)-N(1))-methyltransferase, whose translation MELSKRLEMVAGLVTQERIADIGTDHGYVPIYLYKQGRIKKAYACDVRKGPLEKCRKNIALYGAEDVIETRLGSGLTPLRPGEAETAIMAGMGGMLIVHILQDSPEVADSLKELVLSPQRDFGAVRKYLHQIGFAIREEHTLKEENKPYVLMRCERAEEHYDREIEYLYGKRLLEKKDPILKEVLLHEEGKYSRLLENLKKNPTENAQKRLPEVEKKLALMREALECL comes from the coding sequence ATGGAGTTATCAAAACGATTGGAGATGGTCGCAGGTCTGGTGACGCAGGAGCGGATTGCGGATATCGGCACAGACCATGGCTATGTCCCTATTTATTTATACAAGCAGGGCAGAATCAAAAAGGCATACGCCTGCGATGTACGCAAGGGGCCTTTGGAAAAATGCAGAAAAAATATTGCGCTTTACGGTGCGGAGGATGTCATTGAAACGCGCCTTGGCAGCGGCTTAACCCCTCTGCGCCCCGGTGAAGCGGAAACGGCAATTATGGCAGGGATGGGCGGCATGCTGATTGTACATATTTTGCAGGACAGCCCGGAGGTGGCGGATAGCCTCAAGGAGCTGGTGCTTTCGCCGCAGCGCGATTTCGGTGCGGTTCGAAAATATTTACATCAAATCGGATTTGCCATCCGAGAGGAGCATACACTGAAAGAGGAGAATAAACCGTATGTGCTGATGCGGTGCGAAAGGGCAGAGGAGCATTACGACAGGGAGATTGAGTATCTTTACGGCAAAAGGCTGTTGGAGAAGAAAGACCCTATTTTAAAAGAGGTGCTTCTGCACGAAGAAGGAAAATACAGCCGTTTGCTTGAAAATCTTAAGAAGAACCCGACGGAAAACGCACAAAAGCGTCTGCCGGAGGTGGAGAAGAAGCTGGCTTTGATGAGGGAGGCGTTGGAATGTCTGTAA
- a CDS encoding metallophosphoesterase: MKERRERNFRILEFRENKFDIIGDVHGCYDELMELIERLGYEKKDGCYTHPEGRRLISVGDVADKGCQNLACLDFWIEQVNNGGAFWVHGNHCNKLYRYFLGNRVHLSHGLERTVAELEALPKEERMVFRSRYMRCYESQCFYLLLDRKRLAVVHGGLRPESIGKFSNKIRAVCLYGETTGNFDENGKPERLDWAAEYDGQPFVVYGHTVAERPEIINRTVDIDQGCVYGGYLTALRYPEIEFVQVRGKKYAEYHGGGKVPEE, from the coding sequence ATGAAGGAGCGCAGAGAACGAAATTTCCGTATTCTGGAATTTCGAGAAAATAAATTTGATATCATTGGGGATGTGCATGGCTGCTATGATGAGCTGATGGAGCTGATAGAAAGGCTCGGCTATGAGAAAAAGGATGGCTGTTATACGCATCCGGAGGGCAGAAGGCTGATTTCCGTGGGAGATGTGGCGGATAAGGGCTGTCAGAATCTGGCGTGTCTGGATTTCTGGATTGAGCAGGTCAATAACGGCGGCGCATTCTGGGTGCATGGCAACCATTGCAATAAGCTGTACCGCTATTTTCTGGGGAATCGTGTGCATCTGTCACACGGACTGGAGCGGACGGTAGCGGAGCTGGAGGCACTCCCGAAGGAAGAACGCATGGTGTTTCGCAGCCGATATATGCGCTGCTATGAGAGCCAATGCTTTTATCTTCTGCTGGACAGAAAGCGTCTTGCGGTGGTGCATGGGGGCTTGCGTCCCGAATCCATCGGAAAATTTTCCAATAAAATACGTGCGGTTTGTTTATATGGCGAAACAACGGGTAATTTTGACGAAAACGGTAAGCCTGAGCGTTTGGACTGGGCGGCGGAATATGACGGGCAGCCCTTTGTGGTCTATGGGCATACGGTGGCGGAAAGACCCGAAATCATCAACCGTACCGTTGATATCGATCAGGGCTGTGTTTATGGCGGCTATCTGACAGCATTGCGCTACCCGGAAATTGAATTTGTGCAGGTGCGCGGCAAAAAATATGCGGAATATCACGGCGGCGGAAAGGTGCCGGAGGAATGA
- a CDS encoding copper amine oxidase N-terminal domain-containing protein produces MKKLISMVMAAAMVVSLVPATAFADTGSAKAVAKVIDAADVSKDATAETAMDSETTELQLKVDGDGQYAGTTGNAKHELTFTLDGAEFKTVTAEAIAANVTVKKGASTVTTITKDNISEVEKDGFKLTIEARLTDETVIAVNLHNNIKLKSTSVGKKATIAVDGAMVTTDDLTFAEVKDTGIKASVKKVADITEEGISALEKDLKIEANVGKFKKGQVFTLKLSSGFEFNKLNNGTDYVVVDADDYTPATNTNGTYAKGEKEVTIKVTADDNTTDTITIKAADLVISAESAKVGAECKLTVKAVKNGSAGFSDTADAIVVAKVVADAITVSVDEDEDLPVIYSGVNVKNEGITDDSDHEALEVTLEEPTAGTLDAKKELTMELPDGVYVTNVKFGDVDFIEGKDKTVAETVFKAAYKKGDYETFDFARRTLKATDENTDKDGGKLEFTLTLVAEPGFTGDVTLKVDGAGMDKAQEVKIAKFVSPYTVEASQNDLIIDYRNTKVPTNIVVKEAEDGLWKKGSEFKFSLDRNIDTEDDATYTVDDKSDMEVKKIKNDLGFRVDKESGDAATVTISDISLYMSRSLAAGAYDLQLDTTGSDEFMDQAILAPTGVKAEEAKVKYQYYNNDDNFKHVVKEGFVNIITAGRDQDDASFTKKVVVPVGEKYIIAGEEQVALDVPAYISAAGYTMLPVRAVATALGINNNNVLWNQASRTVTILYGQRIITMVAGQKVVTVNGNTIPASATVQIKDGRTFLPMRDLATALGVTDITWDAATKTATMNGNQNK; encoded by the coding sequence ATGAAGAAACTTATCTCTATGGTCATGGCTGCAGCTATGGTAGTATCTCTGGTGCCCGCAACAGCATTTGCTGACACAGGTTCTGCTAAAGCAGTAGCTAAAGTTATCGATGCAGCTGATGTATCCAAAGATGCAACAGCAGAAACTGCAATGGATAGCGAAACAACAGAACTGCAGCTGAAGGTTGACGGCGACGGTCAGTATGCAGGCACAACTGGCAATGCAAAACATGAACTGACATTCACACTGGATGGTGCTGAATTCAAGACAGTTACAGCAGAAGCAATCGCAGCAAATGTTACAGTTAAAAAAGGCGCTTCTACTGTAACAACCATTACTAAAGATAACATCTCTGAAGTTGAAAAAGACGGCTTCAAACTGACAATCGAAGCAAGACTGACAGATGAAACTGTTATCGCTGTAAACCTGCACAACAACATCAAGCTGAAAAGCACATCCGTTGGCAAAAAGGCTACAATCGCTGTTGACGGTGCTATGGTAACAACAGATGATCTGACATTCGCAGAAGTTAAAGATACAGGTATCAAAGCTTCCGTGAAGAAAGTAGCAGACATCACAGAAGAAGGTATCTCTGCACTGGAAAAAGACCTGAAAATCGAAGCTAACGTTGGCAAATTCAAAAAGGGTCAGGTATTCACACTGAAACTGTCCAGCGGTTTTGAATTCAACAAGCTGAACAATGGCACAGATTACGTAGTGGTTGATGCAGATGATTACACTCCCGCAACTAACACTAACGGCACATACGCTAAGGGTGAAAAAGAAGTTACTATCAAAGTAACAGCTGACGACAACACAACAGATACAATTACAATCAAAGCAGCTGATTTGGTAATCTCTGCTGAATCCGCTAAGGTTGGCGCAGAATGCAAACTGACAGTTAAGGCTGTTAAAAACGGTTCTGCTGGTTTCTCTGATACAGCAGATGCAATCGTTGTAGCTAAGGTTGTTGCAGATGCAATCACAGTATCCGTTGATGAAGACGAAGATCTGCCCGTAATCTACAGCGGCGTTAACGTTAAAAACGAAGGTATCACAGATGATTCCGATCACGAAGCTCTGGAAGTTACTCTGGAAGAACCCACAGCAGGCACACTGGATGCGAAAAAAGAACTGACAATGGAACTGCCTGATGGTGTTTACGTAACAAACGTTAAGTTTGGTGACGTAGATTTCATCGAGGGCAAAGATAAAACTGTAGCAGAAACAGTATTCAAGGCTGCTTACAAGAAGGGTGACTACGAAACATTCGATTTCGCTAGAAGAACTCTGAAAGCAACAGATGAAAACACTGATAAAGACGGCGGCAAACTGGAATTCACACTGACACTGGTTGCTGAACCCGGCTTCACAGGCGACGTTACTCTGAAAGTAGACGGCGCTGGCATGGATAAGGCTCAGGAAGTAAAGATTGCTAAGTTTGTATCCCCTTACACAGTAGAAGCTTCTCAGAATGACCTGATCATCGACTACAGAAACACAAAGGTTCCTACCAACATCGTTGTGAAGGAAGCTGAAGATGGTCTGTGGAAGAAGGGCTCCGAATTCAAATTCAGCCTTGACAGAAATATCGACACTGAAGATGATGCTACTTACACAGTAGACGACAAGTCCGATATGGAAGTTAAGAAGATCAAAAACGATCTGGGCTTCAGAGTTGACAAAGAATCCGGCGATGCAGCAACAGTAACAATCTCCGACATCTCTCTGTACATGAGCAGAAGCCTGGCAGCAGGTGCTTACGATCTGCAGCTGGATACAACAGGTTCCGATGAATTCATGGATCAGGCAATTCTGGCTCCCACTGGAGTGAAGGCAGAAGAAGCAAAAGTTAAATACCAGTACTACAACAACGATGACAACTTCAAGCACGTTGTTAAAGAAGGTTTCGTAAACATCATCACAGCTGGTAGAGACCAGGATGATGCTTCCTTCACAAAGAAGGTAGTAGTTCCCGTTGGCGAAAAATACATCATCGCAGGTGAAGAACAGGTTGCTCTGGATGTACCCGCTTACATCTCCGCTGCAGGCTACACAATGCTGCCCGTAAGAGCAGTTGCTACAGCACTGGGTATCAACAACAACAACGTTCTGTGGAACCAGGCTTCCAGAACAGTAACAATCCTGTATGGTCAGAGAATCATCACTATGGTTGCAGGCCAGAAGGTTGTTACAGTTAACGGTAACACAATCCCCGCATCCGCTACAGTACAGATCAAAGACGGCAGAACATTCCTGCCTATGAGAGATCTGGCTACAGCTCTGGGCGTAACAGACATCACATGGGATGCAGCTACAAAGACAGCTACAATGAACGGTAACCAGAATAAGTAA